In Flavobacterium sp. GSB-24, the genomic window TTAGTAGAAAGACTGGCATCGTTTTTGGAATTTCGAAGCGGAATCGTAAGCGCTAGATTTGTGCCTCGGCCGAAAGAGTAAATTCCGTCTATGTCAAAGTTTAAGACACTTGAGCTTATGGTTAATTTATTAATGTCGATTTGCTCTCCGCGAAGATTAAGCGAACCCGATAAGTCGCTGAAAGTAATATTCTCAACATCACGTCGCGGAAAAGCAAACTTGCCAATTTTTACAATAGGATCAAAGTTGAGCAGCGCGCCTTGATTGACATTAAAATCTAATTTCCCTTTCATGGAGTTGACAATCAAATCGCCTTTGCTGTTCATTAAACCCACAACATTAGCATTGCTTGTTAGTCGGCCGCGAATATTTTTTGGACTGAAAGATTTGATTCCGAAGTTGTTGAAAGACCTTAAAAAACTCGCAATATCTACACGACTTACTTGAGCTGTCGAACTAAAAATATATTGGTTTCCACTTGGCTGAATGGCCCCATTAAAGGTAATACTGCCGCCAGAAGTCTGTAAAGTTCCATTTTTAAGAAGCAATTTAGAATTCAGCATTTGCAATGTTGCTTTTGTGTTGGTTGCGGTAAGCGAACCATAAGTAATTTTATCGGCTTTTAGATTAATCACCGCAATACATTTCTCGATTACCGATTTTAGCTGATTCGTAAAATTGACATTTTTCTTTTTTACTTGTTTTTTCTGAGCCATTTTTTGAGACGGAGAATTTTTCAAAATGCCTAAAAATTGTTTAACATCAATATTCGGGCAGTAAATATTCCAGTTTACGACCATTTTTTCTGGTGCGTCGTAATAGAGATTTAGAAAATTATCGATTCTTCCGTCAATGCGGATGATGTTGTTTTTATGTTTGTAAGCTATTTTCTTGATAAAAAGCGCTTGTTCTGTAAACGATAACTGTACAGCCGTTTTTTCGGCATGAATATTTTTCGGAATATAATCAAATGTGGCGTTATCGATATCTACTTCGCCCGTAAAGCGGGGTTTGTTGATGTACAAATCGACAATATCAAATTGAAAATTTAAATTAGCTTTTGCATGTCCGCTTTCAAAATGCAGTATTTTTTCATTCGTCATTCCGTTAAGTTTTGAAATGTCAAAATCAGAATTTACGAATCCAGTTGCAATGGGTTTTTCCAGATTATTAATAACCGCCTGCGGAATCTGCAGTGGAATATTTTCATAATCGGCTTTAAAACGGGTTAAAATAATCGCAGAGTTAGGATCGCTAAAACCTTTTTCTGGTTTGAAATTATTCGTAAATA contains:
- a CDS encoding AsmA-like C-terminal region-containing protein produces the protein MQQILLQIKTFLQSDPFKKYAKRFGFFILGLVAILLIACGCLSIYFNQNKAEIIAKVNHKINENINGKFHVTDFHYKFLTGFPNFTLALKEVEIKDNQWQSHKHTLLKANEIEARLNIWSLLHNEINIHKILINDAQIYIYKAENGYSNVNIFKPKKKKAETNKEKPETTIDEVNLNNVHVIIANHLGHKLFDFDVASLDSKVDYDDENWHTNLFLKTKINSLAFNTVHGSFAKEKMLEGNFDISYSEEHQKIDIKTQKLKIGSDAFDIVAFFNIGKQNSLFGINIETNILWKNASNLLSGNISSKLNQFDLKKPIEVNCDIKGDLNVEGDPKIVVQADIRNNELTIPDGLFTNCSFKGIFTNNFKPEKGFSDPNSAIILTRFKADYENIPLQIPQAVINNLEKPIATGFVNSDFDISKLNGMTNEKILHFESGHAKANLNFQFDIVDLYINKPRFTGEVDIDNATFDYIPKNIHAEKTAVQLSFTEQALFIKKIAYKHKNNIIRIDGRIDNFLNLYYDAPEKMVVNWNIYCPNIDVKQFLGILKNSPSQKMAQKKQVKKKNVNFTNQLKSVIEKCIAVINLKADKITYGSLTATNTKATLQMLNSKLLLKNGTLQTSGGSITFNGAIQPSGNQYIFSSTAQVSRVDIASFLRSFNNFGIKSFSPKNIRGRLTSNANVVGLMNSKGDLIVNSMKGKLDFNVNQGALLNFDPIVKIGKFAFPRRDVENITFSDLSGSLNLRGEQIDINKLTISSSVLNFDIDGIYSFGRGTNLALTIPLRNSKNDASLSTKEERKAVRERGIVLHLIAYDNDGKMKIKWGKKDKG